A single region of the Drosophila takahashii strain IR98-3 E-12201 chromosome 2R, DtakHiC1v2, whole genome shotgun sequence genome encodes:
- the mbl gene encoding uncharacterized protein mbl isoform X13, with the protein MANVVNMNSLLNGKDSRWLQLEVCREFQRNKCSRQDTECKFAHPPANVEVQNGKVTACYDSIKGRCNRDKPPCKYFHPPQHLKDQLLINGRNHLALKNALMQQMGIAPGQPVISGQVPTVATNPYLTGIPANSYSPYYTTGHLVPTLLGPDPSAVASQLGPVVPQTVQVAQQKIPRSDRLETSPLTAHHHQQQQQLQHQLNNINNNNNHSTAGAAATSTTATTTTNNAAAAAAAAAAAAAAAAGLMGHHHHHTHTLEVGKKRAADTTDMFPLQFSGMVPFKRPAAEKSGIPVYQPGATAYQQLMQPYVPVSSNPKIPLNASCVIYTDASGQLLDTLPVCQDFNRSMCSRLNCRFVHLTEDDKVEVIDQRVAVCRDHANSQCRRKQCKYYHIPIVLPPANIMAAMITTPGDQQPAVPVATTTAAAAATAGYNGASNLIIIEPQQQQQQQQQQQQQPPQQQQQFSYHSNSSNNNYYHSNASKQAAAAHASNMYQQQQQHQQQQQHLQQQQQQTAHITYHCSSPYSPSSASSSSSCSIATSPTLSSATTLSTTSTATMPTPQQQYPATFLKAPAYYTDATPTLVLSSDYNSNCIPIQATPFISLQAAPQQHLLKYTTQAAPPQQQHTFVGHHYQTQLGHQVVATTVAAIPATTITVAPATVASPSSCI; encoded by the exons GGCCGCTGTAATCGTGATAAACCGCCgtgcaaatattttcatcCACCACAGCATCTGAAGGATCAGTTATTGATAAATGGACGCAATCATTTGGCCCTCAAGAATGCACTGATGCAACAGATGGGCATCGCGCCCGGCCAGCCGGTCATATCGGGCCAAGTGCCAACCGTG GCCACAAATCCCTATCTGACCGGCATTCCGGCCAACTCGTACAGTCCGTACTACACAACGGGACACCTGGTGCCCACCTTGCTGGGTCCGGATCCCTCGGCCGTGGCCTCCCAACTGGGACCCGTGGTGCCCCAAACAGTGCAGGTGGCCCAGCAGAAAATACCACGTTCCGACAGATTAGAG acCTCACCGCTGACGGCACACCatcaccagcaacagcaacaattgcAACACCAGCTgaacaacatcaacaacaacaacaaccacagcaCCGCCGGCGCAGCAGCCACctcgacaacagcaacaacaaccacaaacaacgccgctgccgccgccgccgctgctgccgccgccgctgccgccgccgccggttTAATgggccaccaccaccatcacACTCACACACTGGAAGTGGGCAAGAAGCGGGCGGCGGACACAACCGATATGTTTCCActg cAATTCTCTGGCATGGTTCCGTTCAAACGTCCAGCTGCCGAAAAGTCTGGCATTCCAGTTTATCAGCCCGGTGCGACCGCCTATCAGCAGTTAATGCAGCCCTATGTGCCAGTCTCAT CGAATCCGAAAATTCCCCTGAACGCTTCCTGTGTCATCTACACGGATGCCAGTGGCCAG TTACTGGACACCCTCCCGGTGTGCCAAGATTTTAATAGATCTATGTGCAGTCGGTTAAATTGTAGATTCGTTCATTTAACTGAAG ATGACAAGGTCGAGGTGATTGATCAACGTGTTGCTGTCTGCCGCGATCACGCCAATAGCCAGTGCCGTCGCAAGCAGTGTAAATACTACCACATACCGATTGTCCTGCCGCCGGCCAACATCATGGCGGCCATGATCACCACGCCCGGTGATCAGCAGCCGGCTGTTCCAGTggccacaacaacagcagcggcagcagcaacagccggCTACAACGGCGCCAGCAACTTGATCATCATtgagccgcagcagcagcagcagcaacaacagcaacagcagcagcagccgccgcagcagcagcaacagttcaGCTaccacagcaacagcagcaataacAACTACTACCACAGCAATGCCAGCAagcaggcagcagcagcacacgCCAGCAACATgtaccaacagcagcagcaacatcaacaacagcagcaacatctgcagcagcagcaacagcaaacagCACACATCACCTACCACTGCAGCTCACCCTACTCCCCCTCGTCggcctcctcgtcgtcctcctgCTCGATAGCCACCTCGCCCACCCTCTCGTCGGCCACCACGCTGTCCACCACCTCGACGGCCACGATGCCCACGCCGCAGCAGCAATATCCGGCGACCTTTCTCAAGGCCCCCGCCTACTACACcgatgccacgcccactctggTGCTGAGCAGCGACTACAACTCCAACTGCATCCCCATCCAGGCGACACCCTTCATATCGCTGCAGGCCGCCCCGCAGCAACATCTGCTTAAGTACACCACCCAGGCGGCgccaccgcagcagcagcacaccTTTGTGGGTCACCACTACCAGACGCAGTTGGGTCACCAGGTGGTGGCCACCACTGTGGCCGCCATTCCGGCCACCACGATCACAGTGGCGCCGGCAACAGTGGCGTCCCCATCCAGCTGCATCTAG
- the mbl gene encoding uncharacterized protein mbl isoform X8, with amino-acid sequence MANVVNMNSLLNGKDSRWLQLEVCREFQRNKCSRQDTECKFAHPPANVEVQNGKVTACYDSIKGRCNRDKPPCKYFHPPQHLKDQLLINGRNHLALKNALMQQMGIAPGQPVISGQVPTVATNPYLTGIPANSYSPYYTTGHLVPTLLGPDPSAVASQLGPVVPQTVQVAQQKIPRSDRLEVCREFLRGACKRAESECRFAHPQESVARHDDGSITVCMDAVKGRCARDPCRYFHPPLHLQAQLKAAQTRATAVAAAAATSPLTAHHHQQQQQLQHQLNNINNNNNHSTAGAAATSTTATTTTNNAAAAAAAAAAAAAAAAGLMGHHHHHTHTLEVGKKRAADTTDMFPLMDVKTVGSFYYENFQFSGMVPFKRPAAEKSGIPVYQPGATAYQQLMQPYVPVSSNPKIPLNASCVIYTDASGQLLDTLPVCQDFNRSMCSRLNCRFVHLTEDDKVEVIDQRVAVCRDHANSQCRRKQCKYYHIPIVLPPANIMAAMITTPGDQQPAVPVATTTAAAAATAGYNGASNLIIIEPQQQQQQQQQQQQQPPQQQQQFSYHSNSSNNNYYHSNASKQAAAAHASNMYQQQQQHQQQQQHLQQQQQQTAHITYHCSSPYSPSSASSSSSCSIATSPTLSSATTLSTTSTATMPTPQQQYPATFLKAPAYYTDATPTLVLSSDYNSNCIPIQATPFISLQAAPQQHLLKYTTQAAPPQQQHTFVGHHYQTQLGHQVVATTVAAIPATTITVAPATVASPSSCI; translated from the exons GGCCGCTGTAATCGTGATAAACCGCCgtgcaaatattttcatcCACCACAGCATCTGAAGGATCAGTTATTGATAAATGGACGCAATCATTTGGCCCTCAAGAATGCACTGATGCAACAGATGGGCATCGCGCCCGGCCAGCCGGTCATATCGGGCCAAGTGCCAACCGTG GCCACAAATCCCTATCTGACCGGCATTCCGGCCAACTCGTACAGTCCGTACTACACAACGGGACACCTGGTGCCCACCTTGCTGGGTCCGGATCCCTCGGCCGTGGCCTCCCAACTGGGACCCGTGGTGCCCCAAACAGTGCAGGTGGCCCAGCAGAAAATACCACGTTCCGACAGATTAGAG GTGTGCCGCGAATTCCTGCGCGGCGCCTGCAAACGGGCGGAATCCGAGTGCCGGTTCGCCCATCCGCAGGAGAGCGTCGCCAGGCACGACGACGGCTCGATAACGGTTTGCATGGACGCCGTGAAGGGCAGGTGCGCACGCGACCCCTGCCGCTACTTCCATCCCCCCCTGCACCTACAGGCACAATTAAAAGCGGCCCAAACACGCGCCACCGCTgtcgctgctgcagctgcg acCTCACCGCTGACGGCACACCatcaccagcaacagcaacaattgcAACACCAGCTgaacaacatcaacaacaacaacaaccacagcaCCGCCGGCGCAGCAGCCACctcgacaacagcaacaacaaccacaaacaacgccgctgccgccgccgccgctgctgccgccgccgctgccgccgccgccggttTAATgggccaccaccaccatcacACTCACACACTGGAAGTGGGCAAGAAGCGGGCGGCGGACACAACCGATATGTTTCCActg ATGGATGTTAAAACGGTTGGTTCATTTTACTATGAAAACTTC cAATTCTCTGGCATGGTTCCGTTCAAACGTCCAGCTGCCGAAAAGTCTGGCATTCCAGTTTATCAGCCCGGTGCGACCGCCTATCAGCAGTTAATGCAGCCCTATGTGCCAGTCTCAT CGAATCCGAAAATTCCCCTGAACGCTTCCTGTGTCATCTACACGGATGCCAGTGGCCAG TTACTGGACACCCTCCCGGTGTGCCAAGATTTTAATAGATCTATGTGCAGTCGGTTAAATTGTAGATTCGTTCATTTAACTGAAG ATGACAAGGTCGAGGTGATTGATCAACGTGTTGCTGTCTGCCGCGATCACGCCAATAGCCAGTGCCGTCGCAAGCAGTGTAAATACTACCACATACCGATTGTCCTGCCGCCGGCCAACATCATGGCGGCCATGATCACCACGCCCGGTGATCAGCAGCCGGCTGTTCCAGTggccacaacaacagcagcggcagcagcaacagccggCTACAACGGCGCCAGCAACTTGATCATCATtgagccgcagcagcagcagcagcaacaacagcaacagcagcagcagccgccgcagcagcagcaacagttcaGCTaccacagcaacagcagcaataacAACTACTACCACAGCAATGCCAGCAagcaggcagcagcagcacacgCCAGCAACATgtaccaacagcagcagcaacatcaacaacagcagcaacatctgcagcagcagcaacagcaaacagCACACATCACCTACCACTGCAGCTCACCCTACTCCCCCTCGTCggcctcctcgtcgtcctcctgCTCGATAGCCACCTCGCCCACCCTCTCGTCGGCCACCACGCTGTCCACCACCTCGACGGCCACGATGCCCACGCCGCAGCAGCAATATCCGGCGACCTTTCTCAAGGCCCCCGCCTACTACACcgatgccacgcccactctggTGCTGAGCAGCGACTACAACTCCAACTGCATCCCCATCCAGGCGACACCCTTCATATCGCTGCAGGCCGCCCCGCAGCAACATCTGCTTAAGTACACCACCCAGGCGGCgccaccgcagcagcagcacaccTTTGTGGGTCACCACTACCAGACGCAGTTGGGTCACCAGGTGGTGGCCACCACTGTGGCCGCCATTCCGGCCACCACGATCACAGTGGCGCCGGCAACAGTGGCGTCCCCATCCAGCTGCATCTAG
- the mbl gene encoding uncharacterized protein mbl isoform X10, whose protein sequence is MANVVNMNSLLNGKDSRWLQLEVCREFQRNKCSRQDTECKFAHPPANVEVQNGKVTACYDSIKGRCNRDKPPCKYFHPPQHLKDQLLINGRNHLALKNALMQQMGIAPGQPVISGQVPTVATNPYLTGIPANSYSPYYTTGHLVPTLLGPDPSAVASQLGPVVPQTVQVAQQKIPRSDRLEVCREFLRGACKRAESECRFAHPQESVARHDDGSITVCMDAVKGRCARDPCRYFHPPLHLQAQLKAAQTRATAVAAAAATSPLTAHHHQQQQQLQHQLNNINNNNNHSTAGAAATSTTATTTTNNAAAAAAAAAAAAAAAAGLMGHHHHHTHTLEVGKKRAADTTDMFPLQFSGMVPFKRPAAEKSGIPVYQPGATAYQQLMQPYVPVSSNPKIPLNASCVIYTDASGQLLDTLPVCQDFNRSMCSRLNCRFVHLTEDDKVEVIDQRVAVCRDHANSQCRRKQCKYYHIPIVLPPANIMAAMITTPGDQQPAVPVATTTAAAAATAGYNGASNLIIIEPQQQQQQQQQQQQQPPQQQQQFSYHSNSSNNNYYHSNASKQAAAAHASNMYQQQQQHQQQQQHLQQQQQQTAHITYHCSSPYSPSSASSSSSCSIATSPTLSSATTLSTTSTATMPTPQQQYPATFLKAPAYYTDATPTLVLSSDYNSNCIPIQATPFISLQAAPQQHLLKYTTQAAPPQQQHTFVGHHYQTQLGHQVVATTVAAIPATTITVAPATVASPSSCI, encoded by the exons GGCCGCTGTAATCGTGATAAACCGCCgtgcaaatattttcatcCACCACAGCATCTGAAGGATCAGTTATTGATAAATGGACGCAATCATTTGGCCCTCAAGAATGCACTGATGCAACAGATGGGCATCGCGCCCGGCCAGCCGGTCATATCGGGCCAAGTGCCAACCGTG GCCACAAATCCCTATCTGACCGGCATTCCGGCCAACTCGTACAGTCCGTACTACACAACGGGACACCTGGTGCCCACCTTGCTGGGTCCGGATCCCTCGGCCGTGGCCTCCCAACTGGGACCCGTGGTGCCCCAAACAGTGCAGGTGGCCCAGCAGAAAATACCACGTTCCGACAGATTAGAG GTGTGCCGCGAATTCCTGCGCGGCGCCTGCAAACGGGCGGAATCCGAGTGCCGGTTCGCCCATCCGCAGGAGAGCGTCGCCAGGCACGACGACGGCTCGATAACGGTTTGCATGGACGCCGTGAAGGGCAGGTGCGCACGCGACCCCTGCCGCTACTTCCATCCCCCCCTGCACCTACAGGCACAATTAAAAGCGGCCCAAACACGCGCCACCGCTgtcgctgctgcagctgcg acCTCACCGCTGACGGCACACCatcaccagcaacagcaacaattgcAACACCAGCTgaacaacatcaacaacaacaacaaccacagcaCCGCCGGCGCAGCAGCCACctcgacaacagcaacaacaaccacaaacaacgccgctgccgccgccgccgctgctgccgccgccgctgccgccgccgccggttTAATgggccaccaccaccatcacACTCACACACTGGAAGTGGGCAAGAAGCGGGCGGCGGACACAACCGATATGTTTCCActg cAATTCTCTGGCATGGTTCCGTTCAAACGTCCAGCTGCCGAAAAGTCTGGCATTCCAGTTTATCAGCCCGGTGCGACCGCCTATCAGCAGTTAATGCAGCCCTATGTGCCAGTCTCAT CGAATCCGAAAATTCCCCTGAACGCTTCCTGTGTCATCTACACGGATGCCAGTGGCCAG TTACTGGACACCCTCCCGGTGTGCCAAGATTTTAATAGATCTATGTGCAGTCGGTTAAATTGTAGATTCGTTCATTTAACTGAAG ATGACAAGGTCGAGGTGATTGATCAACGTGTTGCTGTCTGCCGCGATCACGCCAATAGCCAGTGCCGTCGCAAGCAGTGTAAATACTACCACATACCGATTGTCCTGCCGCCGGCCAACATCATGGCGGCCATGATCACCACGCCCGGTGATCAGCAGCCGGCTGTTCCAGTggccacaacaacagcagcggcagcagcaacagccggCTACAACGGCGCCAGCAACTTGATCATCATtgagccgcagcagcagcagcagcaacaacagcaacagcagcagcagccgccgcagcagcagcaacagttcaGCTaccacagcaacagcagcaataacAACTACTACCACAGCAATGCCAGCAagcaggcagcagcagcacacgCCAGCAACATgtaccaacagcagcagcaacatcaacaacagcagcaacatctgcagcagcagcaacagcaaacagCACACATCACCTACCACTGCAGCTCACCCTACTCCCCCTCGTCggcctcctcgtcgtcctcctgCTCGATAGCCACCTCGCCCACCCTCTCGTCGGCCACCACGCTGTCCACCACCTCGACGGCCACGATGCCCACGCCGCAGCAGCAATATCCGGCGACCTTTCTCAAGGCCCCCGCCTACTACACcgatgccacgcccactctggTGCTGAGCAGCGACTACAACTCCAACTGCATCCCCATCCAGGCGACACCCTTCATATCGCTGCAGGCCGCCCCGCAGCAACATCTGCTTAAGTACACCACCCAGGCGGCgccaccgcagcagcagcacaccTTTGTGGGTCACCACTACCAGACGCAGTTGGGTCACCAGGTGGTGGCCACCACTGTGGCCGCCATTCCGGCCACCACGATCACAGTGGCGCCGGCAACAGTGGCGTCCCCATCCAGCTGCATCTAG
- the mbl gene encoding polyglutamine-repeat protein pqn-41 isoform X3 yields MANVVNMNSLLNGKDSRWLQLEVCREFQRNKCSRQDTECKFAHPPANVEVQNGKVTACYDSIKGRCNRDKPPCKYFHPPQHLKDQLLINGRNHLALKNALMQQMGIAPGQPVISGQVPTVATNPYLTGIPANSYSPYYTTGHLVPTLLGPDPSAVASQLGPVVPQTVQVAQQKIPRSDRLEVCREFLRGACKRAESECRFAHPQESVARHDDGSITVCMDAVKGRCARDPCRYFHPPLHLQAQLKAAQTRATAVAAAAATSPLTAHHHQQQQQLQHQLNNINNNNNHSTAGAAATSTTATTTTNNAAAAAAAAAAAAAAAAGLMGHHHHHTHTLEVGKKRAADTTDMFPLMDVKTVGSFYYENFQFSGMVPFKRPAAEKSGIPVYQPGATAYQQLMQPYVPVSSIATATTTASSSTSLASSATTTTTVTAIATTNPNDSDHDQDSDNNPELDKDHNRDHDSATADGETVNADQDNQDNSDQTNLNLNPSPPNDCNTTRTISPNPENTAAATDTLDATPAAAATATPPNGNTPPPSSPSQGDSLLPLPNGLGDNNNYLSYINNNLNNGQLKSASNEESLNGDLESSNSSNPLATSATRNFAKQNGEGYSRYTINGHSTGILPTPTTSTSAPPVSYQSQVQAQVQAQAQAQVQMQRINYAMPAYSYGNLYSPYGGATSTMVSLPTATPTSYAQAQMQQQQQQQQQQQQQQAQVQAQVQAQAQAQAAYAQQAYAAYAAAAGLTPQATSAAGAYYTDPAALAKEVAQKNYAMKVASAAKPGGAASSAAAAYTGLTLNKSYVASPQAVQAQPQAVSMAALLQMQAQAQAQAQAQAQAQMRQLGSLPSSVPGTPVRSSPAGTTSQYQSAALLRAPSPMPYAQAQGYFYPGMMPTGATAYAMPQAQAAAAQQYAAAAAAAAAAAQAGTPGSAMVLNPYKKMKTS; encoded by the exons GGCCGCTGTAATCGTGATAAACCGCCgtgcaaatattttcatcCACCACAGCATCTGAAGGATCAGTTATTGATAAATGGACGCAATCATTTGGCCCTCAAGAATGCACTGATGCAACAGATGGGCATCGCGCCCGGCCAGCCGGTCATATCGGGCCAAGTGCCAACCGTG GCCACAAATCCCTATCTGACCGGCATTCCGGCCAACTCGTACAGTCCGTACTACACAACGGGACACCTGGTGCCCACCTTGCTGGGTCCGGATCCCTCGGCCGTGGCCTCCCAACTGGGACCCGTGGTGCCCCAAACAGTGCAGGTGGCCCAGCAGAAAATACCACGTTCCGACAGATTAGAG GTGTGCCGCGAATTCCTGCGCGGCGCCTGCAAACGGGCGGAATCCGAGTGCCGGTTCGCCCATCCGCAGGAGAGCGTCGCCAGGCACGACGACGGCTCGATAACGGTTTGCATGGACGCCGTGAAGGGCAGGTGCGCACGCGACCCCTGCCGCTACTTCCATCCCCCCCTGCACCTACAGGCACAATTAAAAGCGGCCCAAACACGCGCCACCGCTgtcgctgctgcagctgcg acCTCACCGCTGACGGCACACCatcaccagcaacagcaacaattgcAACACCAGCTgaacaacatcaacaacaacaacaaccacagcaCCGCCGGCGCAGCAGCCACctcgacaacagcaacaacaaccacaaacaacgccgctgccgccgccgccgctgctgccgccgccgctgccgccgccgccggttTAATgggccaccaccaccatcacACTCACACACTGGAAGTGGGCAAGAAGCGGGCGGCGGACACAACCGATATGTTTCCActg ATGGATGTTAAAACGGTTGGTTCATTTTACTATGAAAACTTC cAATTCTCTGGCATGGTTCCGTTCAAACGTCCAGCTGCCGAAAAGTCTGGCATTCCAGTTTATCAGCCCGGTGCGACCGCCTATCAGCAGTTAATGCAGCCCTATGTGCCAGTCTCAT caatagcaacagcaacaacaacagcatcatcatcaacgtCATTAGCAtcatcagcaacaacaacaacaacagtaacAGCCATTGCTACTACTAATCCTAACGATAGTGATCATGATCAAGATTCCGATAACAATCCAGAACTCGATAAAGATCACAATCGCGATCACGATAGTGCTACTGCTGATGGTGAAACTGTTAATGCGGATCAAGATAATCAAGACAATAGTGACCAAACGAATCTGAATCTAAATCCAAGTCCCCCTAACGATTGTAATACAACACGAACAATCTCACCAAACCCAGAaaacacagcagcagcaacagataCATTAGATGCAAcccccgcagcagcagcaactgccacgccccccaatGGCAATACACCGCCCCCTAGTTCCCCCTCGCAGGGCGATAGTCTTCTGCCCCTGCCCAATGGCCTGGGCGATAATAACAACTACTTGTCCTATATCAATAACAATCTGAATAATGGCCAGCTCAAGTCGGCTAGTAACGAAGAATCCCTGAATGGCGATTTAGAGAGTAGCAATAGCAGCAACCCACTAGCAACATCGGCTACACGCAACTTTGCCAAGCAGAACGGCGAGGGTTATTCGAGATATACGATTAATGGTCATAGTACTGGTATCTTGCCAACACCCACCACCTCAACTTCTGCTCCCCCAGTTAGCTATCAATCCCAGGTGCAGGCCCAAGTTCAAGCCCAAGCTCAGGCTCAAGTTCAGATGCAGCGCATCAACTATGCCATGCCCGCCTACAGCTATGGCAATCTGTACTCGCCCTATGGCGGAGCCACCTCCACCATGGTCAGTCTGcccactgccacgcccacgtCCTACGCCCAGGCTcaaatgcagcagcaacagcagcagcaacaacagcagcagcagcaacaggctcAGGTTCAGGCCCAAGTTCAGGCTCAGGCTCAAGCCCAAGCTGCCTATGCCCAGCAGGCCTATGCCGCCTATGCTGCGGCAGCTGGCCTGACTCCCCAGGCCACCTCAGCAGCTGGTGCCTACTACACCGATCCCGCTGCCTTGGCCAAGGAGGTGGCCCAAAAGAACTATGCCATGAAGGTGGCCAGTGCCGCCAAGCCAGGAGGAGCTGCCTCCTCCGCAGCAGCTGCCTATACGGGTTTAACCTTGAACAAAAGCTATGTGGCTAGTCCACAGGCTGTTCAGGCACAACCTCAAGCCGTTTCCATGGCAGCTCTTCTACAAATGCAGGCTCAAGCACAGGCTCAAGCCCAAGCTCAAGCCCAGGCTCAAATGCGTCAGTTGGGTTCCCTGCCGAGCTCCGTGCCTGGCACTCCAGTGCGTTCGTCACCAGCTGGAACGACCAGTCAATATCAGTCAGCTGCCCTGCTAAGAGCACCCTCACCCATGCCATATGCCCAGGCCCAGGGATACTTCTATCCCGGCATGATGCCCACCGGAGCCACAGCCTATGCCATGCCACAAGCCCAGGCTGCTGCGGCACAGCAATATGCTGCAGctgcggcagcagcggcagcagccgcTCAGGCAGGAACTCCAGGCAGTGCCATGGTCCTGAACCCCTACAAGAAGATGAAGACCTCTTAG